One part of the Flavobacterium johnsoniae UW101 genome encodes these proteins:
- a CDS encoding RidA family protein, with product MKNIVMLALGLLSFNLSAQSPEKKLSQLGIQLPQIQESLGSYVDMVQVGNLVFLSGRGPLKADGKYIVGKVGQELTTDDGYRAARLTAINQLAILKGAFGSLNKIKRIVKVNGYVNTADLFTEQSKVMNGFSDLLIEVFGEQGRHARTSVGVYTLPQNMAVEAEMIIEMK from the coding sequence ATGAAAAATATAGTAATGCTTGCATTAGGACTATTGAGTTTTAATTTGTCAGCACAGAGTCCGGAGAAAAAATTAAGTCAGTTAGGAATTCAATTGCCCCAAATACAAGAATCCTTAGGAAGTTATGTGGATATGGTGCAAGTTGGAAATCTGGTCTTCCTTTCGGGAAGAGGACCGCTTAAAGCAGATGGGAAATACATTGTCGGCAAAGTAGGACAGGAACTCACCACTGATGACGGTTACCGAGCCGCCAGATTAACGGCTATAAATCAGCTGGCGATACTTAAAGGTGCTTTTGGAAGCCTCAATAAAATAAAAAGAATAGTAAAGGTAAACGGTTATGTAAATACTGCCGATTTGTTTACTGAGCAGTCAAAAGTAATGAACGGCTTTTCAGATTTATTAATTGAAGTGTTTGGTGAGCAGGGCAGGCATGCGCGTACTTCCGTGGGGGTGTATACCCTTCCGCAGAACATGGCCGTTGAAGCAGAAATGATTATAGAAATGAAATAA
- a CDS encoding alpha/beta fold hydrolase, producing MKTNLKTILTTSFAIFLAAVTTAFSQSQRKPASLGREEYIEVEKNVKLHVTDLGEGKPVVLIHGWPLSDAMYEYQYAELIQKGYRVIGITLRGFGLSDKPGGAYNYDVYADDIKVILDKLKIENATIGGFSMGGATVIHYAAKYNAAHVSKLALFGAAAPLWTKRADFNYGFWTKEDVNGLIALNNTNRPQLFENFGKIFPANETSVSAGQGAWLGTIQAQASPYAMAESMKALRDTDLREDLKKIKIPTLILHGTQDKICSYELAEQMHKSISNSTLVPFEKSGHALFIEELPKFNAELIKFIK from the coding sequence ATGAAAACCAATTTAAAAACAATCTTAACAACAAGCTTCGCCATTTTTTTAGCAGCAGTAACAACTGCATTCTCTCAAAGCCAAAGAAAACCGGCAAGCCTTGGAAGAGAAGAATATATTGAAGTAGAAAAAAATGTAAAACTGCATGTAACGGATTTAGGAGAAGGAAAACCGGTTGTACTAATTCACGGATGGCCATTGAGCGATGCGATGTACGAATACCAATATGCAGAACTTATCCAGAAAGGATATCGCGTTATCGGAATCACCTTAAGAGGTTTTGGATTATCAGACAAACCGGGCGGGGCGTATAACTATGATGTTTATGCAGATGATATCAAAGTGATTCTGGACAAACTTAAAATTGAAAATGCAACTATCGGTGGATTCTCTATGGGAGGTGCGACAGTTATTCACTATGCAGCAAAATACAATGCGGCCCATGTTTCAAAACTGGCATTGTTTGGTGCGGCAGCGCCTTTATGGACAAAAAGAGCTGACTTTAACTATGGTTTCTGGACAAAAGAAGATGTAAATGGTCTTATTGCCCTTAATAATACCAACAGACCACAATTGTTTGAGAATTTTGGAAAAATTTTCCCGGCCAATGAAACAAGCGTATCTGCAGGACAAGGTGCATGGCTGGGAACTATTCAGGCGCAGGCTTCTCCCTATGCAATGGCTGAATCTATGAAAGCACTTCGTGATACAGATTTAAGAGAAGATTTGAAAAAAATCAAAATTCCAACTCTTATTCTTCACGGAACACAGGACAAAATTTGTTCTTACGAATTAGCTGAGCAAATGCACAAATCAATTAGCAATTCTACTTTGGTTCCATTCGAGAAAAGCGGTCATGCCTTGTTTATTGAAGAGCTTCCAAAATTTAATGCCGAATTGATCAAATTCATAAAATAA
- a CDS encoding cupin domain-containing protein, which produces MKTLNFASAAVSALSFLALILTSTVSAQQSGIKRTDLQRYDLTVPGYQTVQARIDFEAHTAFGKHSHPGEEVIYVLDGVLEYEVEGQSAVRLKAGEVLFIPAGVVHSARNNSHVKASELATYIVEKGKPVLVMQK; this is translated from the coding sequence ATGAAAACTTTAAATTTTGCATCAGCCGCAGTTTCTGCTCTCAGCTTTTTAGCATTGATTCTTACAAGTACTGTTTCTGCTCAGCAATCAGGAATAAAACGTACAGATTTACAACGTTACGATCTTACTGTACCGGGATACCAAACGGTTCAGGCACGCATCGATTTTGAAGCTCATACCGCTTTTGGAAAACACTCTCACCCCGGTGAGGAGGTTATTTATGTCCTTGATGGCGTACTAGAGTATGAAGTTGAAGGTCAGTCTGCTGTTAGGTTAAAGGCTGGGGAAGTACTTTTTATTCCGGCTGGCGTAGTTCACTCAGCAAGAAATAACAGCCATGTAAAAGCTTCTGAGCTGGCAACATATATAGTAGAAAAAGGAAAACCAGTTTTGGTAATGCAAAAGTAA
- a CDS encoding amidohydrolase family protein, which produces MTNTKSKAIINANVFDGKNVIGKKTVVFSGGVITSILNDLPADIDDVIDGEGCTLLPGLIDAHVHTSVEFLKDALKFGITTELEMMGGFTSKGRESQLIGVTGAADVRSAGMGLTAPGGHPDELIPKGDGIPEFVLKEMEKMTEEEKAVFAAAHQAQKKEEELSADVTSLNGAIDFVRRQVNNGADYFKIMIEEGTVMNAPGLPLIETPVLQAAVDEAHKLGKIAIAHVLTAEAAKTAVEIGVDGLAHLFIDRPDWTQDLIEAIASKGIFVTPCLVLNSSIIGNSACHVAHDERVENKLNEDWKMTMCSCFNTFPEGSMEDNFNNVKDLHDAGVDILAGTDVSVPMPHLGGLAHGVSVHHEMQLLVQAGLSPIEALQSATSVTSKRFNLSDRGLIAEGMRADLLLVKGDPTKNISDSLSIMGIWKEGESYYS; this is translated from the coding sequence ATGACTAATACTAAAAGTAAAGCCATCATCAATGCCAATGTATTTGATGGCAAAAATGTAATTGGTAAAAAAACAGTTGTCTTTAGTGGCGGGGTAATTACTTCAATTTTAAATGACTTACCAGCTGACATAGATGATGTGATTGACGGTGAAGGCTGTACTCTGCTGCCTGGTTTAATAGATGCCCATGTGCATACCTCTGTAGAGTTTTTAAAAGATGCATTAAAATTTGGTATAACTACCGAATTGGAAATGATGGGAGGATTTACAAGTAAAGGACGTGAAAGCCAATTAATAGGAGTTACCGGTGCTGCCGATGTGCGTTCTGCTGGTATGGGCCTGACAGCTCCCGGCGGTCATCCTGACGAACTTATTCCTAAAGGTGACGGCATTCCTGAATTTGTCTTAAAAGAAATGGAGAAAATGACTGAAGAAGAAAAGGCCGTTTTTGCAGCTGCCCACCAGGCTCAAAAAAAAGAAGAAGAATTAAGTGCAGATGTTACTTCACTTAACGGAGCGATAGATTTTGTGCGTCGTCAGGTAAATAACGGCGCTGATTATTTTAAAATAATGATTGAAGAAGGAACTGTAATGAATGCACCTGGATTACCTCTCATTGAAACTCCTGTATTACAGGCAGCGGTAGACGAAGCTCATAAATTAGGCAAAATTGCCATAGCCCACGTTTTAACAGCAGAGGCGGCAAAAACGGCGGTTGAAATTGGTGTTGATGGTTTGGCACATTTGTTTATTGACAGACCAGATTGGACGCAAGATCTTATTGAAGCCATCGCCAGCAAAGGAATTTTCGTAACACCCTGCCTGGTATTGAATTCATCGATTATAGGAAATTCTGCCTGTCATGTTGCACATGATGAAAGAGTTGAAAATAAATTGAATGAAGACTGGAAAATGACAATGTGTTCTTGTTTCAATACTTTTCCAGAAGGCAGTATGGAGGATAACTTTAATAATGTGAAGGATTTGCATGATGCTGGAGTAGATATACTTGCTGGAACAGACGTTTCAGTACCGATGCCCCATTTAGGAGGTCTTGCCCATGGTGTGAGCGTTCATCACGAAATGCAGCTGTTGGTACAAGCCGGATTAAGCCCCATTGAAGCATTACAATCTGCAACATCGGTAACTTCCAAAAGATTTAATTTATCGGACAGAGGATTAATTGCTGAAGGAATGAGAGCTGATTTGTTATTAGTAAAAGGTGATCCTACTAAAAATATTTCAGATTCTCTGTCTATAATGGGTATATGGAAAGAAGGAGAATCTTATTACAGCTAG